A single window of Rhodococcus jostii RHA1 DNA harbors:
- a CDS encoding CdaR family transcriptional regulator, translating to MHNPSKGSEGLSMLSEALAQQIANEITDVIGFNVLITDAAGTVVGSGDERRIGQFHEASIEVIRARRMIAHSAADVRDLVGSLPGVTIPLVIDGDVVGTIGLSGSPEQVEQFGLVVKRQTEILMQEASRIGTRLTYERAAEELLRDICDWHRSTFTEAQIVRRATGLGYDLRLPRVMVLISYDSHSDDVAVQGQPVSHRVLRAVQDAFDSATDLVAPLARQVVAVTTVVTARTPAADAALTDRCRKYVSLVRERGWDTRVGIGSIAHGVEQLNLSSQDAYDALRLGAVLDPRGQVYDIDRFRLHQAVSVIPAETRDRLSRAVLGALATDNDWPHLQETLIAWGECGFNSSRAAQRLHVHRNTLANRLDKIARLLGRPLDEPGLGMTLYLACVVAQRAG from the coding sequence ATGCACAATCCCTCGAAGGGTTCGGAAGGGCTGTCGATGCTGAGTGAGGCTCTGGCGCAACAGATCGCGAACGAGATCACCGACGTCATCGGGTTCAACGTGCTCATCACGGACGCGGCGGGCACGGTAGTCGGCAGCGGGGACGAACGTCGCATCGGCCAATTCCACGAGGCATCGATCGAGGTGATCCGTGCGCGGCGCATGATCGCGCATTCGGCAGCGGACGTCCGCGACCTCGTCGGCAGTCTGCCCGGCGTCACCATTCCGCTCGTCATCGACGGTGACGTGGTGGGCACGATCGGGCTGTCCGGCTCACCCGAGCAGGTCGAGCAATTCGGGCTCGTGGTCAAGCGGCAGACCGAAATCCTGATGCAGGAGGCCTCGCGGATCGGTACCCGGCTGACCTACGAGCGGGCTGCGGAAGAGCTGCTCCGCGACATCTGTGATTGGCATCGCTCCACGTTCACCGAGGCCCAGATCGTCCGGCGGGCAACGGGTCTGGGATACGACCTGCGCCTTCCCCGGGTCATGGTGCTGATCAGCTACGACAGTCACTCCGACGACGTCGCGGTCCAGGGGCAGCCCGTGTCGCACAGGGTCCTGCGCGCCGTGCAGGACGCCTTCGACTCCGCGACCGATCTGGTCGCGCCGCTCGCTCGGCAGGTCGTCGCGGTCACCACCGTGGTGACCGCACGGACCCCCGCGGCGGATGCGGCTCTGACGGACCGGTGCCGGAAGTATGTGTCCCTGGTCCGCGAACGGGGATGGGACACCCGCGTGGGGATCGGATCGATCGCGCACGGGGTCGAACAGCTCAATCTCTCGTCCCAGGACGCGTACGACGCGCTCCGGCTCGGCGCGGTTCTCGACCCACGCGGGCAGGTCTACGACATCGACCGGTTCCGCCTCCATCAGGCCGTCTCGGTGATACCCGCGGAAACCCGTGACAGACTGTCACGGGCGGTGCTCGGCGCGTTGGCCACCGACAACGACTGGCCGCACCTGCAGGAGACGCTGATCGCTTGGGGGGAGTGCGGGTTCAACTCCAGCCGGGCGGCGCAGCGGCTGCACGTCCACCGCAATACCCTCGCCAACCGACTCGACAAGATCGCCCGGCTCCTCGGTCGCCCGCTGGACGAACCGGGTCTGGGTATGACGCTCTACCTCGCCTGTGTGGTGGCACAGCGGGCCGGCTGA
- a CDS encoding sodium:solute symporter family protein encodes MAILDWILLGAYFLLLVLIGVQTMRRVKSPDDFAVAGNRIIWPVFFGSLAAAFLGGGASLGIAGAAMRDGYVYMFAFCAFGVQTVLVGYFVAPRLKNYIGAHTLGDIMEAHYGRSARLVTGILSVVLCAGILGAQALAIGTVVNATLDVPTVPAVIIGMGVVVLYSSFGGAWAVIQTDLLQFVFLGVLLPVALLIGLDAVGGPSALLDSVPAEHLSFMGDYSPAQFLTLFAALLLGETLVPPYAQRTFSTPDSRQARKGYALAGFFSFFFFFTSASLGLIALVLYPDIESDQALPTVVMNLMPVGVLGLVVAALMAVVMSTASSYLNSTAVVLTKDIYQPLSPTELPPSRRLTVERATSVVVGAGATIFALSVPSIVDALLYSYTLWAPTVIVPLFGAVLFGVRSAPAALSAITAGAIVTAVWQWGLDAPFGLDGLVPGVVANLLVFVTVAMTTSSRYPRRQQPAVRVTEGEFA; translated from the coding sequence ATGGCAATCCTCGACTGGATACTTCTCGGTGCCTACTTCCTGCTACTCGTCCTGATCGGCGTCCAAACCATGCGACGCGTCAAGTCGCCGGACGATTTCGCCGTGGCAGGCAACCGAATCATCTGGCCGGTCTTCTTCGGCAGCCTGGCCGCAGCGTTCCTCGGCGGCGGAGCATCGCTCGGCATCGCCGGCGCTGCGATGCGTGACGGCTACGTGTACATGTTCGCCTTCTGCGCGTTCGGCGTTCAGACGGTGCTCGTCGGCTACTTCGTTGCGCCCAGACTCAAGAATTACATCGGCGCCCACACCCTCGGCGACATCATGGAGGCCCACTACGGCCGGTCGGCGAGACTGGTGACCGGCATACTGTCCGTCGTCCTGTGTGCCGGCATCCTCGGCGCCCAGGCCCTGGCCATCGGTACCGTCGTCAACGCCACCCTCGACGTGCCCACCGTGCCCGCGGTGATCATCGGCATGGGAGTGGTCGTGCTCTACTCCTCGTTCGGTGGGGCCTGGGCGGTAATCCAGACGGACCTGTTGCAGTTCGTCTTCCTGGGAGTACTCCTGCCGGTGGCGCTCCTCATCGGGCTCGACGCCGTCGGCGGACCGTCGGCTCTCCTGGACAGTGTTCCCGCCGAGCATCTTTCGTTCATGGGTGACTACTCCCCCGCACAGTTCCTCACGCTGTTCGCTGCACTACTGCTCGGCGAGACGCTGGTCCCGCCGTACGCGCAGCGGACGTTCTCCACTCCCGACTCGCGGCAGGCCCGTAAGGGTTACGCACTGGCCGGGTTCTTCTCGTTCTTCTTCTTCTTCACGTCGGCGTCTCTCGGGTTGATCGCACTCGTCCTGTACCCGGACATCGAAAGCGATCAGGCGCTTCCGACCGTGGTGATGAATCTGATGCCGGTCGGCGTTCTCGGGCTGGTGGTGGCGGCGCTGATGGCGGTCGTGATGTCGACGGCGAGTTCCTACCTCAATTCCACCGCCGTCGTCCTGACCAAGGACATCTACCAGCCCCTCAGCCCCACCGAGCTGCCGCCGTCGAGGCGGCTCACCGTCGAGCGGGCCACCAGTGTCGTCGTCGGTGCCGGGGCGACCATCTTCGCGCTCAGCGTTCCGTCCATCGTCGACGCCCTTCTCTACAGCTACACACTGTGGGCTCCGACGGTCATCGTTCCGTTGTTCGGCGCCGTGCTGTTCGGCGTGCGATCCGCGCCGGCGGCACTGTCGGCGATCACGGCGGGCGCGATCGTCACCGCGGTGTGGCAGTGGGGCCTCGACGCTCCGTTCGGCCTGGACGGGCTGGTGCCCGGCGTCGTCGCCAACCTGCTCGTCTTCGTCACGGTCGCGATGACCACCTCGTCCCGCTATCCGCGCCGGCAACAGCCTGCCGTCCGCGTCACCGAAGGAGAATTCGCATGA
- a CDS encoding RidA family protein, whose protein sequence is MGDIVDVPGVTTGTSPYPSARRVGDLVFVSGQVSFDDTGDVVGTDVVEQTRHSLTRLDRVLAAAGATLHDIASATVYLANAGDAPRFNEEWMRWFAAEHRPARATVVAALLDPQLLVEIQAVAVTGRGSTEGKETE, encoded by the coding sequence ATGGGTGACATCGTGGACGTTCCCGGGGTGACCACCGGCACCAGCCCGTACCCGTCGGCGCGCAGGGTGGGCGACCTCGTGTTCGTCTCCGGCCAGGTCTCGTTCGACGACACCGGCGACGTCGTCGGCACCGACGTGGTGGAGCAGACACGTCACTCCCTCACACGTCTCGACAGGGTTCTCGCCGCGGCCGGCGCCACCTTGCACGACATCGCTTCGGCCACGGTGTATCTCGCGAACGCAGGCGACGCCCCGCGCTTCAACGAGGAATGGATGCGCTGGTTTGCCGCAGAACACCGCCCGGCCAGGGCAACGGTGGTCGCGGCCCTGCTGGACCCGCAGCTGCTCGTGGAGATACAGGCCGTCGCCGTCACGGGCCGGGGCTCGACCGAAGGAAAGGAAACGGAATGA
- a CDS encoding D-amino acid dehydrogenase produces MKVAVLGAGVVGVATAHALAERGHEVHVYDRRSEVASDTSASTAGLIAPGHSYAWASPSAPTMLARSLLGASTSIRVRPRADAELARWGVRFLRECTASRARSNTLAKLRLARYSQQLMDELTARENLEYCQTRNGVLYLYRDEAELERAQVNSQLLRDHGQLQDVLGPDEIVAAEPALGHGTATFAGAIHDRTDGTGDPHRFSVGLAEECGRLGVRFHLGTSVMRLETDGAAITSAVTDRGEIRADAFVLAAGAASALVARSIGVRLPVYPAKGYTLTATVKDPERAPVVGGIDEKTLVAWSRFGDELRMSATAEFVGYDRSHSPADYAGIVDAGNELFPGAVDWDTARYRTGLRPMTPDGPPMIGLGRHDNLYFNTGHGHVGWTMAVGSARILADLVDERRPDIDPTPYSPISSRRHPSRRGA; encoded by the coding sequence ATGAAGGTGGCAGTTCTCGGAGCAGGGGTCGTCGGTGTGGCGACTGCCCACGCTCTGGCCGAGCGTGGACACGAGGTTCATGTATACGACCGGCGCAGCGAGGTCGCGTCCGACACCAGCGCGAGCACCGCCGGATTGATCGCCCCCGGTCACTCCTACGCGTGGGCGTCGCCGTCGGCTCCCACCATGCTGGCCCGATCGTTGCTCGGCGCGTCGACCTCGATCCGTGTCCGGCCCCGGGCGGACGCCGAACTCGCCCGGTGGGGTGTGCGATTCCTCCGCGAGTGCACGGCCTCCCGGGCGCGGTCGAACACTCTCGCGAAGCTCCGACTGGCCCGGTACAGCCAGCAGCTGATGGACGAACTCACCGCCCGCGAGAACCTGGAGTACTGCCAGACACGCAACGGCGTGCTGTACCTGTACCGGGACGAAGCGGAACTGGAACGAGCGCAGGTGAACTCGCAACTGCTCCGCGACCACGGACAGCTGCAGGACGTGCTGGGACCCGACGAGATCGTGGCCGCGGAGCCCGCGCTCGGTCACGGGACGGCCACGTTCGCGGGGGCGATCCACGACCGCACCGACGGCACCGGCGACCCGCACAGGTTCTCGGTGGGGCTTGCCGAGGAATGCGGACGGCTGGGGGTCAGGTTCCACCTGGGCACGTCCGTCATGCGCCTCGAGACCGACGGCGCGGCCATCACGTCAGCCGTCACCGACCGGGGCGAGATTCGCGCGGATGCCTTCGTTCTCGCCGCCGGGGCCGCGAGCGCTCTCGTCGCGAGGAGTATCGGTGTGCGACTGCCCGTCTACCCGGCCAAGGGATACACGCTGACCGCGACCGTCAAGGACCCCGAACGCGCACCGGTGGTGGGTGGCATCGACGAGAAGACGCTCGTCGCCTGGTCGCGGTTCGGTGACGAACTGAGAATGTCGGCGACCGCGGAATTCGTCGGATACGACCGCAGTCACTCGCCCGCCGACTACGCGGGGATCGTGGACGCGGGGAACGAACTGTTCCCCGGCGCCGTGGACTGGGACACGGCCAGGTATCGGACGGGCCTTCGCCCGATGACACCCGACGGCCCGCCGATGATCGGACTGGGACGGCACGACAATCTGTACTTCAACACCGGTCACGGTCACGTCGGCTGGACCATGGCGGTCGGCTCGGCCCGCATCCTCGCGGACCTCGTCGACGAACGGCGACCGGACATCGACCCGACTCCGTACTCCCCGATTTCGTCCCGTCGGCATCCGAGCCGGCGAGGCGCGTAA
- a CDS encoding SRPBCC family protein produces the protein MIMSVPDASEDRIEREIQIDAPIERVFRLVSEPGWFIGDGEPGTTTTTREGDVFVVDFPPYGRFPILPVTSDAPHYVSFRGGDDPARPLVDGTSTLVEFFLSERDGGTLLRVVETGFAALYPNAERRAAAYEGNVEGWEMQLAFAKRDAESG, from the coding sequence ATGATCATGAGCGTTCCGGACGCATCCGAGGACAGGATCGAGCGCGAGATCCAGATCGATGCCCCCATCGAGCGGGTGTTCCGGCTGGTGAGTGAACCCGGTTGGTTCATCGGCGACGGCGAACCCGGCACGACGACCACCACACGTGAAGGCGACGTCTTCGTCGTGGACTTTCCCCCGTACGGGCGCTTCCCGATACTTCCCGTCACGTCCGACGCACCGCACTACGTCTCGTTCCGTGGGGGAGACGATCCCGCGCGGCCGCTCGTGGATGGCACGTCCACCCTGGTCGAGTTCTTCCTGTCGGAGCGGGACGGCGGCACACTCCTCCGCGTCGTCGAGACCGGATTCGCCGCCCTGTACCCGAATGCCGAGCGCCGCGCGGCCGCCTACGAAGGCAATGTCGAGGGCTGGGAAATGCAACTGGCGTTCGCCAAGCGCGACGCCGAAAGCGGCTGA
- the mihF gene encoding integration host factor, actinobacterial type produces the protein MALPQLTDEQRAAALEKAAAARKARAELKDKLKSGDITLKQVLSKADVDDIIGKTKVSAILEALPKIGKVKAQEIMANLEIAPTRRLRGLGDRQRDALLAHFS, from the coding sequence GTGGCACTTCCCCAGCTCACTGACGAACAGCGGGCAGCAGCTCTCGAGAAGGCCGCCGCCGCTCGTAAGGCACGCGCGGAGCTCAAGGACAAGCTCAAGTCCGGTGACATCACCCTCAAGCAGGTCCTTTCCAAGGCCGATGTCGACGACATCATCGGAAAGACCAAGGTCAGCGCCATTCTGGAAGCCTTGCCGAAGATCGGCAAGGTGAAGGCCCAGGAGATCATGGCCAACCTGGAGATCGCTCCGACGCGCCGCCTCCGTGGCCTCGGCGACCGTCAGCGCGACGCCCTGCTGGCGCACTTCAGCTGA
- a CDS encoding HNH endonuclease, which translates to MRHFSRNPPGNTLDARNWSRADVLVVNVTYEALCEIPAERAVVLISVGAAETVADREPPFPIRSQHVEISLPQTIRLLRYVYVPHSEMVTDSSRATFAGVFRRDRNRCGYCAEPVATTIDHVLPRSRGGPNTWANLVACCVPCNQRKADRTPEEAGMPLLWEPKAPRHIEKAQRLIWRDLAAV; encoded by the coding sequence GTGAGGCACTTCTCCCGTAACCCACCCGGCAACACCCTCGACGCCCGCAACTGGTCGCGCGCGGATGTGCTGGTCGTCAATGTGACGTACGAGGCCCTCTGCGAGATTCCCGCGGAGCGCGCCGTCGTGCTGATCAGTGTCGGTGCGGCCGAGACGGTCGCGGATCGGGAGCCGCCGTTCCCGATTCGCTCGCAGCACGTCGAGATCAGCCTCCCGCAGACCATTCGACTGCTGCGTTACGTCTACGTCCCGCACTCCGAAATGGTGACCGACAGCAGCCGCGCGACGTTCGCGGGCGTGTTCCGCCGCGACCGCAATCGTTGCGGCTACTGCGCCGAGCCGGTCGCGACGACCATCGACCACGTGCTGCCGAGGAGCCGCGGTGGCCCGAACACCTGGGCCAACCTCGTGGCCTGCTGCGTCCCCTGCAACCAGAGGAAGGCCGACCGCACACCGGAGGAGGCGGGAATGCCGCTCCTCTGGGAGCCGAAGGCGCCCCGGCACATCGAGAAGGCGCAGCGGCTGATCTGGAGGGATCTCGCGGCGGTCTGA
- a CDS encoding WhiB family transcriptional regulator, whose translation MTDVLDTTLSTLLPASDDPAGWVDAACRADPEPDRWFPFPTEDFEYARDVCHRCALRMRCELFARTTGQTGVWGGKEFDRGREKRT comes from the coding sequence ATGACCGACGTCCTGGACACGACCCTGTCCACCCTGCTGCCTGCCTCCGACGACCCCGCCGGCTGGGTTGACGCGGCGTGCCGCGCCGACCCAGAGCCGGACCGGTGGTTCCCGTTCCCGACCGAGGACTTCGAGTACGCGCGCGACGTCTGCCATCGCTGCGCACTGCGGATGCGCTGCGAGCTGTTCGCCAGGACCACCGGTCAGACTGGTGTGTGGGGTGGCAAGGAATTCGATCGGGGTCGCGAGAAGCGGACGTGA
- a CDS encoding S9 family peptidase, whose product MTAIPELHAGTPFDDLDDYLALGRVGGLALSADGRRLVVAQSTLDEKATKYVTALWEIDPTGEFAARRLTRGRSGESNPTFTSDGDLLFTSSRPTQDEDDLPDDLWRLPARGGEAVVVARRGGGITGVRAARCAPRVVVTTGVLGRSGESADDERVRTERKEKKVSAILHTGYPIRYWDHDLGPEVPHLLSASLDALAENGQEPELTDLTPMPGPALREANYALSDDGAFVVSSWTVPGPLASIRSILVRVDTETGARTVLVDDADADLSDPVISPDGRHVVFTRESHATPDAAPRFTLHRYSFDTGTVSEVAPGWDRWATSVAWLSDGSGLLVTADDRGRAPIFLLRDGADPTRVTTDDCAYTDLQVAPDGSTVFALRASYAAPPHPVRIDITTGAVSLLKAPADLPELPGTLTEVETVAADGAAVRAWLAVPTGASAHAPVPLALWVHGGPLGSWNTWSWRWNPWLLVARGYAVLLPDPALSTGYGQEFVERGWGKWGKAPFTDLMAITDATVALPEIDEKRTAAMGGSFGGYMANWIAGHTDRFKAIVTHASLWALDQFGPTTDAAWYWQREMTPEMAVENSPHLYVADIVTPMLVIHGDKDFRVPIGEGLRLWFELLSESGLPADDDGRTEHRFLYFPDENHWILTPQNAKVWYQVVLSFLSEHVRGEDVALPEILGR is encoded by the coding sequence GTGACCGCGATTCCTGAACTCCACGCCGGAACTCCTTTCGACGACCTCGACGACTACCTCGCGCTCGGCCGCGTCGGCGGCCTCGCGCTGTCCGCGGACGGGCGAAGGCTCGTCGTCGCGCAGTCGACGCTCGACGAGAAGGCGACCAAGTACGTCACAGCACTGTGGGAGATCGATCCCACCGGCGAGTTCGCGGCCCGCCGGCTCACCCGAGGTCGCAGCGGGGAGTCCAACCCGACGTTCACCAGCGACGGCGATCTCCTCTTCACGTCCTCCCGTCCGACCCAGGACGAGGACGACCTTCCCGACGATCTGTGGCGGCTGCCCGCGCGAGGCGGCGAGGCGGTGGTCGTCGCGCGCCGCGGCGGTGGCATCACCGGGGTCCGCGCCGCACGGTGCGCGCCGCGGGTCGTCGTCACCACCGGGGTTCTCGGGAGATCCGGGGAGTCCGCCGACGACGAGCGGGTGCGCACCGAGCGCAAGGAGAAGAAGGTCTCGGCGATCCTGCACACGGGCTACCCGATCCGCTACTGGGACCACGATCTCGGTCCCGAGGTGCCCCACCTCCTGTCCGCCTCACTGGACGCGCTCGCGGAGAACGGGCAGGAGCCGGAGCTGACCGACCTCACTCCGATGCCGGGTCCGGCACTGCGGGAGGCGAACTACGCGCTGAGCGACGACGGCGCGTTCGTCGTGTCGTCGTGGACGGTGCCCGGTCCGCTGGCGTCGATCCGGAGCATCCTCGTACGCGTCGACACCGAGACGGGGGCGCGGACGGTCCTCGTCGACGACGCCGACGCCGATCTGTCGGACCCGGTGATCTCCCCGGACGGACGGCATGTCGTGTTCACGAGGGAATCGCATGCGACACCCGACGCCGCGCCGCGATTCACGCTGCACCGCTACAGCTTCGACACGGGCACGGTCTCGGAGGTGGCGCCGGGGTGGGACCGGTGGGCAACGTCCGTGGCCTGGCTGTCCGACGGTTCGGGGCTCCTCGTCACCGCCGACGACCGTGGGCGTGCCCCGATCTTCCTGCTCCGTGACGGCGCGGACCCCACTCGGGTGACGACCGACGATTGCGCGTACACCGACCTGCAGGTGGCCCCCGACGGGTCGACGGTGTTCGCGCTGCGGGCGTCGTACGCGGCGCCGCCGCACCCGGTGCGCATCGACATCACCACCGGCGCCGTGTCACTGCTGAAGGCGCCCGCCGACCTCCCCGAGTTGCCGGGCACGCTGACGGAGGTCGAGACGGTCGCCGCCGACGGCGCCGCGGTGCGCGCGTGGCTCGCGGTGCCGACCGGCGCCTCCGCCCACGCGCCGGTTCCTCTCGCGCTGTGGGTGCATGGCGGCCCTCTGGGGTCGTGGAACACCTGGTCGTGGCGATGGAACCCGTGGCTGCTCGTGGCGCGGGGATACGCCGTGCTGCTGCCGGATCCGGCGTTGTCCACCGGCTACGGGCAGGAGTTCGTCGAGCGGGGCTGGGGTAAGTGGGGCAAGGCCCCGTTCACCGATCTCATGGCGATCACCGACGCCACGGTGGCACTGCCGGAGATCGACGAGAAGCGCACCGCGGCGATGGGCGGATCGTTCGGCGGTTACATGGCCAACTGGATCGCCGGACACACCGACCGGTTCAAGGCGATCGTCACCCACGCCAGCCTGTGGGCGCTGGACCAGTTCGGCCCCACCACCGATGCCGCCTGGTACTGGCAGCGGGAGATGACGCCCGAGATGGCGGTGGAGAACTCGCCGCACCTGTACGTCGCGGACATCGTGACCCCCATGCTGGTCATTCACGGCGACAAGGACTTTCGCGTTCCGATCGGAGAGGGGCTGCGGCTGTGGTTCGAGCTGCTGTCCGAGTCGGGGTTGCCCGCGGACGACGACGGTCGCACCGAACACCGCTTCCTCTACTTCCCGGACGAGAACCACTGGATCCTCACCCCGCAGAACGCGAAGGTCTGGTATCAGGTGGTGCTGTCGTTCCTCTCCGAGCACGTGCGGGGCGAGGACGTCGCGCTGCCCGAGATTCTGGGCCGGTAG
- a CDS encoding iron-siderophore ABC transporter substrate-binding protein: protein MNVGQQRIGLSRRGFLVGTGGALLAFAAACSSSDGDGSGTGSEPSGPVIAHKYGETQVPTDPQRIVSVGYNDQDTILALGGTLAGTFDWYGDYPYGVWPWAQGLLGDAQPEIVGTASTNIDFEKVATVAPDLVVGTYSGLTQAQYDKLSAIAPTVAQPKEFAEYGVPWQDQTRILGETLGKKDKAAELVSSVETQFDDVRAANPAFAGKTVLVGALKGPGQFGVYGPEDPKVRFFTELGFVNPAVTEQITGNFAEISTEQLSLANVDLLVWYAGGGYGDKLRAELDKTPIYQELDVVKAGRTLTLEDAAAEAMAWSTVLSLPYALNEIPPRVAPLLA from the coding sequence ATGAACGTGGGTCAACAGAGGATCGGCCTGAGCCGACGCGGATTCCTCGTGGGCACCGGGGGAGCGCTGCTCGCGTTCGCCGCGGCCTGCAGCAGCTCGGACGGCGACGGCTCCGGCACCGGCAGTGAGCCGTCCGGTCCCGTCATCGCCCACAAGTACGGCGAGACCCAGGTGCCGACCGACCCGCAGCGCATCGTCAGTGTGGGCTACAACGACCAGGACACGATCCTCGCGCTCGGCGGCACGCTGGCAGGCACGTTCGACTGGTACGGCGACTATCCCTACGGCGTGTGGCCGTGGGCGCAGGGCCTCCTCGGCGACGCGCAGCCCGAGATCGTGGGCACGGCATCGACCAACATCGATTTCGAGAAGGTCGCGACGGTCGCCCCGGATCTGGTGGTCGGCACCTACTCCGGCCTCACCCAGGCCCAGTACGACAAGCTGAGCGCCATCGCGCCGACGGTCGCGCAGCCCAAGGAGTTCGCCGAATACGGCGTCCCGTGGCAGGACCAGACGAGGATTCTCGGCGAGACGCTCGGCAAGAAGGACAAGGCCGCGGAGCTCGTGTCCTCCGTCGAGACGCAGTTCGACGACGTCCGGGCCGCCAACCCGGCGTTCGCGGGAAAGACCGTCCTCGTCGGCGCGCTCAAGGGTCCCGGGCAGTTCGGTGTGTACGGTCCGGAGGACCCGAAGGTCCGCTTCTTCACCGAACTCGGCTTCGTCAATCCCGCTGTGACGGAACAGATCACCGGCAACTTCGCCGAGATCAGCACGGAGCAACTGTCGCTCGCGAACGTCGATCTCCTCGTCTGGTACGCGGGCGGCGGTTACGGCGACAAGTTGCGCGCGGAGCTCGACAAGACACCGATCTATCAGGAACTCGACGTGGTGAAGGCCGGACGCACGCTCACGCTCGAGGACGCCGCCGCCGAAGCGATGGCGTGGAGCACCGTATTGAGCCTGCCGTACGCGTTGAACGAGATTCCGCCGCGGGTCGCGCCCCTGCTCGCCTGA
- a CDS encoding GNAT family N-acetyltransferase: protein MGVSVRAATGSDIPELSRVLADAFFDDPVMVWMWPDPERRRRGLSRLFAVEIRHHHLAGGGAELAEDGDGLVRGAAMWDPPGGWKQSTLSSILSLPGLVRAFGSRLGVGAAVSGTVEDAHPVDPVHWYLATIGTSSAGRGGGYGKALLRSRLDRCDAEGLPAYLESSKEDNISYYQRFGFDVTGEIRIPDGGPTLWAMWREPVRATP from the coding sequence ATGGGTGTGAGCGTGCGAGCGGCGACCGGATCCGACATTCCCGAACTGTCGCGCGTCCTTGCCGACGCGTTCTTCGACGATCCCGTGATGGTGTGGATGTGGCCGGATCCCGAGCGCAGGCGGCGCGGTCTGTCGAGACTGTTCGCGGTGGAGATCCGCCATCACCATCTGGCCGGGGGCGGAGCCGAACTGGCAGAGGACGGCGACGGCCTGGTCCGCGGGGCCGCCATGTGGGATCCGCCCGGCGGCTGGAAGCAGTCGACGTTGTCGTCGATCCTCAGCCTGCCGGGACTGGTCCGCGCGTTCGGCTCGCGGCTGGGCGTCGGGGCCGCGGTGAGCGGAACCGTCGAGGACGCACACCCGGTCGATCCCGTGCACTGGTATCTGGCGACGATCGGGACGTCGAGCGCGGGACGGGGCGGCGGTTACGGGAAGGCGCTGTTGCGGTCGCGGCTGGACCGGTGTGATGCCGAGGGGCTCCCGGCGTATCTGGAGTCGAGCAAGGAAGACAACATTTCCTACTACCAGCGGTTCGGATTCGACGTCACCGGCGAGATCCGGATCCCGGACGGCGGGCCGACGCTGTGGGCGATGTGGCGGGAACCCGTCCGCGCGACCCCTTAG
- the fdhD gene encoding formate dehydrogenase accessory sulfurtransferase FdhD, which yields MGRVTARRPVVRITEHGTARRPDSLAVEEPLEIRVGGRSLSVTMRTPGDDIDLVHGFLLTEGIIESRDDVSVARYCDGVDESGANTYNVLDVVLAEGVPVPGGPERRFVTSSACGVCGKASLDQVRTRSRFPLSGNDLSVTAATLSSMPATLRAGQRIFDSTGGLHAAGLFTPDGALVALREDVGRHNAVDKVLGWALTQERVPLSGSVLLVSGRASFELVQKSVMAGIPMLGAVSAPSSLAVDLALESGTTLVGFLRGESMNVYAGAQRVKTGV from the coding sequence ATGGGCCGCGTCACCGCGCGACGCCCGGTCGTCCGCATCACCGAGCACGGAACGGCACGCAGACCCGATTCGCTGGCCGTCGAAGAACCCCTCGAGATCCGGGTCGGCGGCCGTTCACTGTCGGTGACGATGCGCACGCCGGGCGACGACATCGATCTGGTGCACGGGTTCCTGCTGACCGAGGGCATCATCGAGAGCCGCGACGACGTGTCCGTCGCCCGCTATTGCGACGGCGTCGACGAGAGCGGAGCCAACACGTACAACGTGCTCGACGTGGTTCTGGCCGAGGGCGTCCCGGTTCCGGGTGGACCGGAACGCCGGTTCGTCACCTCGTCGGCCTGCGGGGTGTGCGGCAAGGCGTCGCTGGACCAGGTCCGGACACGGTCACGATTCCCCTTGTCCGGCAACGACTTGTCGGTGACCGCGGCCACGCTGTCGTCGATGCCGGCCACCTTGCGGGCGGGTCAGCGCATCTTCGATTCGACGGGCGGACTGCACGCCGCGGGCCTGTTCACCCCCGACGGCGCACTCGTCGCGTTGCGGGAGGACGTCGGCAGGCACAACGCCGTCGACAAGGTGCTGGGGTGGGCACTGACACAGGAGCGGGTGCCGCTGTCGGGCAGTGTTCTCCTCGTCAGCGGGCGCGCGTCCTTCGAACTGGTGCAGAAGTCCGTGATGGCGGGGATACCGATGCTCGGCGCGGTGTCGGCGCCGTCCTCGCTGGCCGTCGACCTGGCACTGGAATCCGGCACGACGCTCGTCGGCTTCCTCCGCGGGGAGTCGATGAACGTCTATGCCGGAGCCCAGCGCGTGAAGACCGGGGTCTGA